The nucleotide sequence GATAGCTATTTTATTAAAAAAAAACAGACCTTTTACTATAAATTTTCTAGGTTGTAAATGAGTAAATTCTAGGAAATTTAGCAAATATAATTCCTAATTATATACAAAATTTACTGAATTATAAACCTAAATAAAGCTGGGAGTTTTTAATATTATTATTAATTGTAAAAATTAGGTTTAATCGTCTTGCCACTATCTTTTTAATCTCTAATGTTGTTTCTCGAAATTTCGCCGAAAAAATCGCCTGAAACTCGAAGTTTTTTGCCTATTTTACACTTAACTTTCATTTTTGTCTGTACTTATATATTACTATATAGTTTTTCATATAGCGTTTGCTAATAATTGGTGAAAATTAGACCCCTGCTAAATCGAGATTGGCTAAGGGTTTTACCGCTCAAAGACCGATGCTGTATGGGTTTTGCTAATCATCGCGAGAGTCAACTCTCCTAGTTCTTTTAATCAATTTTTATCTATGAGATAATTATTAAAGTAGATGGATCTAGTTGGATTTACTCCAGTATTTTTTCTGAAAGATTGACGAGAGAATTAAAGATTCATTAAGTATTGCTTGAAGCTATTGTTAAGGATTGCTTACAAACAAGAGTCATTTAAATGGTCTTTTGAAGAGCCATATAATTAATCCTAATTAGTTTTTCGTAAAAAATTAAGTTACAATGAACGCACTATATATAATTTTCGTTGGCTATCAGTTATCTTGTAAATATAAAAAGTCCATAACTCCTATGAACAGATTAACTCGTTTTTCAACCATTTCTATAGTTACTATTGGCAGCATCGTAGGTATCAGTAATTACGCTCAAGCCGGCTCATTAACTCTTAGTGCTACTACTTTTGGAAACTATTCCAATACTGGCACGAGGAATACTACCACTTACCTAACTGGAAAAAACAATACGACTGGCACTACAGAAACCAATCGTAGCTTTTTTATTTTTGACCTCACTGGTAAGGATTTGAATGCCTCATACCGCACGATTCTCAACTCTCAATTGATACTGAATAATCCAAGCAGTGGTTATGTTGGTCCGAGTGGAACTTTGAAATTTAATGTCACCAATGTCGATACCAATAATGTTCCACTATTGCAAAGTACAACAGCAACCACGACTCAGAGAGTAGCTATTTTTAATGATTTAGGAGTCTCAAATGCGGCATCAGTTTATGGTTCAACTAATGTCGGTAGTGTGAACAATGGCAAAGATGTGACGATTGACTTAGGGACTAATGCTAATGCCAATATCCTAGCACAAGCCCAATCTGGGACTCCTATGTTCGCCGTAGGAGGCGCACTCACGTTAAATGGAACAACGGCACGGCAAGTCATCTTTAACGGCAGTGGGGCCGGTACTAAACAACTGGTGATCAACTATGCTGATGCTCAAGCCTCCACCAATGAAAACCAGCAATTCGGCAATGTCTTAGTCGGTCAAACCAAGAATGTGGATTTAACCGTCACGAACTCAGGCGATGCAGGGAGTCTACTATCAGGTTCCATTGGTGCATCGAGCAATCCCTTGATCACTCCCACTTCTGGCACCCAGTCTTTTACCAATCTACAGGCTGGCCAGTCGGCTACTCGTACCTTTACCTTTACTCCCACCAAGCGTAGTAAAGGCACTTCTGAGCAAGCCACAATTGCTCTTACCAGTAATACTAAAAACGCCATAGCGAACCCGTTGTTTACCGGTTTTGGAGTAGCGGCTCAAAATGCCCTCACTTCCATCAACAATAATGCTGGCTATGTGCGGATAGGAACACAGGCTAATCTAAACTTTAATATCCAAAATGTGGGCGATGGAAACTTATCCGGTTTAGGAGAGATGAGCAATCTCAAAGGAACCATTGCTCTAACCGGTAGCAGTAGCGATTTTTCAGCCACATCCGGTTCAATAGGAGATGTGAGTCTTGCTGATAACGTTGTCAAAGCCGTCAATCTTTCTTACAAGCCCACAGATCATGGTGTAGATACTCAGGTGGTGAGCCTAAACTTTACGAATGGTAGCGACGACGGCACCAACCAAGCTCAAGTTAAAACCGTAAACTTGACCGGGTACGGAGTCGGGGCTGAGTTTCAAAGTTCATCGGCCCCTAACTCCACCCTTGACTTCGGTAAAGTCCTAGTGGGAAAAACTCGTCTTTTGTCTCTGGCCATCTCCAATGCCACCCAAGACCCAACCCAGGATTTACAATTAACAGGATTGACCTTGCTTGATGCTAAGTTTGAAGGTCCTGGCGCTGAGGCTTTTTCATTAGTCAATTTCACCAAAGGAACCGTACTCGGGGCTGGACAGAGCCTCAATTTGCAGTTGCAGTTCAATCCCCTCTTTAAAGGCGATTTCAGCCAAATTGCCTTGCGAATCTTAACTGATCAAGGAACGGCTTTCGGACAGACAGGACAAAGTTTTAGCTACAATATTAAAGCCACTGCTATTCCAGAACCTAACACCACTTTAGGCTTATTAAGTCTTCTAGGTACTGCTGTTTTATTGCCTAGAAAAAAAGCTAAGAAAATTCTTTAGCTAATTCCACAAGAAGCGAAGTACCTGAACATCAATAAAACACTCTATGTGTAAGGTAAAAACCTCCGTATGCCCCTGTTGCCTGTTCACAGAGCCGGTTAGGGGGCTGTACTTATGTCTAGGTACTTAATAAACTCTTCCTTTCCAACCTCCTCCTTGTCCTCGCCAGTGCCGCCAAGCAGAATCAATGGTCATGAGAGTGTACAAAAAAGCGATGCCCGGTAAACTGATTCCCCATAAAAAAGAAGACTCGTATAATTTAAGAGTGGGAAAATAGGCGATCAGCATCAATAACCAAGCCATAGTGCCTATCCCTATCATTAACTTATTTCCTAACACTACACCTATCATCACACTGAGGGGAGGAATTAAATAAATGATGGTCATTCCTATCACTGTCCCGATTAATAGCCAAGGGGAATAATTGAGTTGAGTAAAGGCTGTACGAGCAACCAAATCCCAAAGACTTTTAAGAGAAGGATAGGGACGGAAACTTTCTGTGGCATCTGTCAATCCTAACCAGATAGATTTTTCGGTTAATGTGGGTTCAGTTTGAAGATAAGATTTAACAGCCGCAGCGAGAGAGCAATCATCAATTAAGGCTTTACGTAAAATTTGGAGTCCTCCGATGTCTTCTAAAATTTGGCGACGAATTAAAATACAACCGCCGGCGGCGGCAGCCATTTTCTGCTGAGGGTCATTAACCCAAGGAAAAGGATATAATTTTTGAAAGAAAAAGACAAAGGCCGGAATTAAGACTTTTTCCCAAAAAGATTTACATCTGAGTAATACCATTAAGGAAACCAAAGCTAAATTTTCTTGTTCAGCTTTAATAACTAATTCTTGAAGATTAACAGGATGATGACAAATATCAGCATCGGTAAAGAGAAAATAATCGGGAGAAGAGTGCTGCTTGGCGTAGCGAATCCCTTGTTCCATTGCCCACAGTTTACCCGTCCAACCCGAGGAAAGCGGCTGTCCTGAAATAACGGTTAAACGAGCAGATTGGTGACATTTTTGGGCGACATCAAGAGCCACTTGACCGGTTCCATCGCTACTTTGGTCATCAATTAAAATAATAGAAAATTCTCCAGGATAGTTTTGATTTAGAAGAGAGTTTAAGGTAGTGGGTAATAGATCAGCCTCGTTTCTGGCAGGCACAACAGCACAAACCGAAGGATAAAAACTCAATTGATTATTGTTAAGCTCAAGACGTTGATCAGCTAACCAAAATTTTCCTCGAAAACACAATAAATAAAGCCAAATTAATAAAGATAACAAAACTAAACCTAAAAAAACTTGATTCATCATGTTTAATTTTTAAACGGAGGGAGATCAATAAATTATGCTATCGGTGAGTCAGGCGGCTCAAACGGTTAAAACTTTAGTTCGCCAATGCTTACCGACTTGGGCCACAATACAATATATTGTGAAAAACAATTATTTTTTGTTTTGTGAGGAGCGATAAATAGATGTTAGCCAAAAAATTGACCCAAAACTTGCTGATTTGCCTGCTAGTAACCTTGTTACTGGTTTGGGGAACTTCTCTGGTTAAAGCTAAAGATACAAGCTTAACTCAAGTTTATCAAGTTCTCAAAAATAAGCAAACGGTAGACCTGACTCATGCTTTTGAACCTGGTATTCCCCACTGGCCAGGGTTTCCCGATGAAACCCGTAAAACGCTTTATTGGTATGAACCGTTAGAGGGCGCTTTGGGTTCGGGATTTTTTGCTCAACTCTATTGTCATGCGGGACAATGGGGAACTCATGTTGATCCGCCGGCTCATTTTGTCAAGGGTTTACGCACGGTAGATCAAATTGAAGTTAAAGAGATGATTTTGCCTTTAGTGGTGATTGATGTGCATCAAAAAGTGGCCCAAAACCCTGACTATACTTTAACAATGGCAGATATTCAAGATTGGGAGCGGCAACATGGGAAAATTCCTCAAGGCGCGTTTGTGGCGATGCGAACAGATTGGTCAAAACGTTGGCCGAGTAGGGAGGCGATGCAAAATAAAGATGCTCAAGGTGTTGCTCACTATCCTGGGTGGAGTTTACCGGTTTTAAAATATCTGTATGAAGACCGCAAGATTACCGCTTCTGGACATGAACCAACGGATACTGACCCCGGAGTAGCTACCAGTAAAGATGATTATTCTTTGGAGAATTACATCTTGTCCCAGAACCATTACCAAATTGAGTTGTTAACTAATTTAGATCAAGTCCCAGAAAATGGCGCATTAGCGGTGGTTACTTTTCCTAAACCAAAGGGGGGTTCAGGGTTTCCAGCTAGAGTGTTTGCAATTTTGCCATTTTAAAAAATGAGATTAAAGCGAGTTATCTTGCAAAAATTTTTGAACTTCTTGTAAATAAGTTGGGGCATCTTCCAACATGGGAAAATGAGCAGTTTTAGGAATTTCAACATAGGATATATTTTCATTCAAAGCCGCCGCTTGACGACCCATTGCTGCGGGAATAATAATATCTTTTTCGCCAGAAATTAGCAGGGTGGGAACTTTAAACTGTGCAAACTTTTGCGGCATAACTTCCACTGCTTTCTGACTAACTGAGGTATAAATTGTCCCTAAAGCCGCTTCATAATCTGCTAAAATAAAATCCTCTAAAAAATCCCTCTGAGCATCTTTTTCAATGGGACGATGAAGAAATCGCGCCATAAATAAGCGATCAGCTAAAGGAATTTTTAAAAACCAAGGATAACGAAACTGAACCACATATTTTCCAAATTTATGAAAAGCTGAAAACGCTTTTTCATCGTATTCAAAAATCCCATTACAAGCTAAGATGGCTTTTTCTACTCGTTCAGGAAATAAATCTATAAAAAAAGCGGCTACCGATGCGCCCATAGAGTGACTGTGGAGATAAACTCGTTTTATATTTAAAGCATCTAATAAAGCCGCTAAATCAAGCGCGTATTCTTCTAATTCGTAAGTAACTTCTACAGGCGTTTGAGGGAGTTTACTTCGTCCAAAACCACGTAAATCGTAGAGTAAGCAGTCAAAATTTTGAGACAATTCTTTAGCCGTCTTACGCCAATATCTGGCTGATCCTCCCCAACCATGAATAAACACCATGACGGGTTTAGGTAGAGAATTTTCTGAGTGAGAAGCGGCACAAGCCTCCGAATGCGGTGCAGGGGACAGGCCCTCACTAATCCACTCATAATAATGGTCAACACCTCTAACGGTGATCCGTTGTTCTGTCTCCTGTGTCATTGAGCGCTTTTTAAATTCAAAATTGAAAAAGATAAATTTACTGTTAATTGTACTATCTTATTTAGCTTTTAGCTTTCGCTATCAAATCTCAATTTTGAATGAGCGAATTTTTTAAGCTGACTCGGGTGTAACAATTGAGGAAGGATGAACTAATAAATCAGCCGTTGAGCGTTTTTCTACCATTTCCCGGGTAATCAAACAGCGCTTGACATCTTTTCGGGAGGGTAGCTCATACATCACTTCTAACATTAATTCTTCCACGATTCCCCGTAATGCTCTGGCCCCGGTTTTGCGCCGATAGGCTTCTTGAGCGATCGCTCTGACGGCATCTGATTTAAACTCTAATTGAACATTATCCATCTTCAGGAGTTTTTGATATTGTTTAACTAGAGCATTTCGCGGCTGAGTGAGAATAGCGATGAGGGCTTCTTCATCGAGGGGGTCTAACGAGGCCATAACCGGAATTCTCCCGACAAATTCGGGAATCATGCCAAATTTTACTAGGTCGTCAGGTTCTATTACTTTAAGCAAATCGGCTGTACGTTTATCTTTTGCATTTCCGTCTCCTGGCTGTATAAATCCCATAGATTTTTTGCCGAGTCGCTGTTCAACAATTTTATCCAAGCCGACAAATGCGCCGCCACAGATGAAGAGAATATTACTGGTATCGATTTGGATACAATCTTGATAAGGGTGCTTGCGTCCTCCTTGGGGAGGAACATTGGCGATGGTTCCTTCTAACATTTTCAGGAGTGCCTGCTGTACGCCTTCTCCCGATACATCACGAGTAATAGAGGGATTTTCGCTTTTACGGGCTATTTTATCGATTTCATCAATATAGATAATTCCCCGTTGAGCTTCTTCTACATCAAGGTCTGCCACTTGTAACAGTCGTAGCAGAATATTTTCCACATCTTCTCCCACATAACCGGCTTCGGTGAGAGTTGTGGCATCAGCCACCGCAAAAGGCACGTCGAGAATTTTGGCTAAGGTTTGAGCTAAAAGGGTTTTTCCTGAGCCAGTGGGACCCATCAGGAGTATATTAGATTTTTGTAATTCGATCGGATCATCAATTGAGCCTGTTCCACTGCGTTTGGATTGGATATCTGAGAGACGTTTGTAGTGGTTATACACTGCCACCGAGAGGACTTTTTTCGCCTCATTTTGTCCAATCACATATTCATCGAGATATTTTTTGATCTCTCTGGGTTTGGGAATTTGGCCGAGAGTGAGACGTTCTCGGCTATTGCGACGTTTCGGGCGTTCTTCCCTTGGCGAAACGGATGAGGAAACCGGGCTTGGGGGTTCCATCAGTTCCTCATCCAAAATTTCGTTACACAGTTCTACACACTCATCGCAAATGTAGACTCCCGGACCAGCGATAAGTTTACGAACCTGTTCCTGGGATTTGCCACAAAACGAACACTTTAGGTGGGAGTCGTATTTAGACATAGTTATTTCTTATTACAGTGAGGTTACTGGAATTGTGGGATCAGGAAGTTCTGAGCGAGAAATGACCTGATCGATTAATCCGTAGTCTTTGGCATCATGAACGGACATATAAAAATCTCGCTCGGTGTCTTCTGCGATTCTTTCGTAGGGTTGACCGGTGTGTTCGGCTAATAGAGAATTTAATCTTTGTTTGATATAGAGGATTTCTTTAGCTTGAATATCGATTTCCACCGCTTGCCCTTGCGCTCCGCCGATGGGTTGATGGATCATTATTCTAGCACTGGGTAAAGCCATGCGTTTTCCTTTTGTGCCACCGGATAGCAAGAAGGCTCCCATGCTGGCTGCTAGTCCAAAGCAGATGGTGACTACATCAGGACGAATTTGTTGCATGGTATCGTAAATGGCTAGTCCAGCGTACACCGAGCCGCCTGGGGAATTGATATAGAGTTGAATGTCTTTTTCTGGATCTTCAGCATCGAGATACAGCAGTTGAGCCACAATGGAGTCAGCGACATTATCATCAATTGCTGTGCCTAAAAATACGATTCTTTCCCGCAATAAGCGCGAGTAAATATCAAATGCTCTTTCTCCCATCCCCGATTGTTCTATAACTACCGGCACGATATTCTGAGTGCTGGAGTAGATCTTGGGGGAGCAATAGCTAATGATGGGGTGATCAGGCGATTTTGATTGAACCATAGGATTTGGATGCTGTTTAAAAAAATTTTGCCAGTTACTACTAACTTAGCGTTTTTCCCGCGTTTTCGGCTAGAGTAAGCCAGTTGAGAGATGGTGTTAATCGTTGGTTTTTCAGGTGGAGGCTTGGTAAATTACAATTTTAGTCAATCCTAAGCTTATTTACTAACAAAGGGCCCGTTGGCTCTAGTTTAGGGTTTTTTCAAAAGCTCCGCCTTCAGGCTTTTTTGAATAGCCTTAATGGCATTTGGATTGAGGCTACTTCCTCCACCTCAAATCTACCACAAAATTTTCGGTTCTTTGGAACTTTTGCGAGAATTTTGGCTAATTATTTTCTAAGATTCCTCAGAAGTTTCTCGAGAAGACTCAATCGGCTCGGCGAAGGTTTCAATGATAGTATCTTCTCCTTGGTCTATTTCTGTTTCCTCTTCTTGAGGTGTTGATTTAGGCACTAATTCAACGGTTGCTTTTTCTTGCAGCCATTCGAGAGTTTTTTGAGTCTGTAATTCTTGGATGATAACTTCTCGTAAACGGTCTAGATCGATGTCTTGCCCTTGTAATTGCTGTTTGAGCTTATTATATCTTTCCTCAATGGCTTGGTTATCGACTTCAATGGATTCGACTTTAGCCACCTCAGTCAGCACGAGAGTTTGTTTCAATCGCTCCACCGCTTCAGGACGAGCATTATCTCGCATACGGCCAATATTTTCTGAAGTAAAGAGGGTTTTGACATCTACTCCCATTTGTTGCATTTGTACAGCAGTTTGTCGCAGTAATTCGGTTATTTCTTCCTGAATTAAAGTTTCGGGCAAATCTACGGTACTAATGTTCACTAATTCTTCAATGATGCGAGAGTGGATGCTATTTTTAGTCTCATTTTGGGCTTGTTCTGAGAACTGTTTTTCTAGGTATTCACGCCACTCGGCCAGCGTTTCAAATTTTTGTTCGCTGTTTTCACTGATTTGTTCAGCCAACTCGTCATCAAGTTCGGGGAGTTCTTTAGTTTTAAGTTCCTTGAGGGTAACCGTAAAAATAGCTTCTTTGCCGGCTAATTCTTCTTGAGGATAATCCTCTGGGAAAGTGGCATTAATTTCTTTGGTTTCATCAGGTTTCATGCCGACAATGCCTTCGACGAATCCACTAATAAAGCGTCCTTCACCGAGTTCTACGCGAAAATCTGTCCCCTGTACGCCGGGGATAGCTTCTCCGGCTTGAGGTCCGTCGTTGGCTAGTGCGTAGTAATCGATAATTGCCACATCCCCAATTTGAGCGGGACGATCTTCAATGGGAACTAAGGTGACAAATTTTTCTCGTTGCTGTTCTAGCCACTCATCTATTTTTTGAGGATCATAGACGCTTTCTTCGGCTTTGATCTGAAGATTTTGATAATCTCCGAGTTGCACTGTAGGGGGAACATCCACCGAGGCTGAGAAAGTGAAGGTTTCTCCGGGGTTAAATTTTTGCAGTAATTCTTCAAAACTCGAGCCTAATTGATAATTCCCGATCACTTCAATCGATTCTTGTTTAATAGCTTCTTGCAAACTCGATTGAATGATTTCTTCTAAGGCAGTAGCCTTGATCCGTAGGGACCCTAACCGTTGAACTAGGACCTGACGGGGGATTTTTCCCTTGCGAAACCCAGGAATCTGTGTCGTGCGTGCAAGGTTGTTGACCACCGTTTCGTAGGTTTGTTTAGATGTTTCTGGGGGAATTTCAATTTCTAACCCGATTTGACTGTCAGGAAGCTTTTCCTGGGTAACTTTCATCGATTTCTCTTTCTCAAAACGACTATAAATGTATGCTTTGGATTTACTTAAGCTTAGAAATGGGTTTTCCCGTTTTAAGCAGGGTATCCCGATCTTTATATTTTACCCTCGAATTACCAATGTGGATCAAGCTGGGCGAATGAAAATCCCCTTTTCCATCAAGGCATAAAAATATCAGTCAGGTTGAGCTATGACTGGGGAGGAAGCAAACCGTGCTGTGATCGTCGTTTTCCACAATGAATCTGAGTAGGAATATTTCTAGCTCCTTGTCTTCCTTTTTCTGACTCCAAATATTCTGACTAAAAAATGGTTGAATAACTCATGAGTTATCCAACCCAAATGCTATTACTCTCGCTAATAAACTCTGATAATTTTAGGGGTCTTTAACATATTCTAAAGTTTGATTGTTCCCGTCACTAAGTTTTAAATGTTGCTCACTTACTTCATAGTATTTTGCGGCTTCTAATGCTTGTATATATGCACCTTCTTGCTTCATTATAGCTTGAGGATGACATAACATTTGGGTAGTAGCTACAGGCCCAATTAAAATGCGATTTTCCGTTGCACAGAAAGACGCAATGTAGCGATTGCAACCAGCACTACCGTAAATTACATTATCAGGTTCATCATCAAAGCTTGCTGTGATTTTAGCACTGTTTAAAACCGGCTCATTACCGATAGATACAAGGGTCCAATCTCCTTTAAGCTCTGTCGCGTAACTGGGGTTTTGAACGGCGAAAGTTAACCCTAAAAATAACAGCCCAAAAATGACAGCTTTTTTGATGGATTTAAAAATGTTCATGACTTAACTTTACCTAAAATTGAAGACTTTTTAAGTCTCTCAGGCTTTTGCCATTAATAGTTCAGTTAAATTTAGGACTTGAACAATAAATAAAATTCAGGAAAATTCAGGAATAAAATTCGGTTTAGGTCGTTATTATTGAAATAGTTAGTGCTACTGTGACAGATTTACCGACTTAATAATGAGGCGTAACAGCTTATGAACTAGCGCGTTATGCCCAGAAATGAGTAAGTTTAGGGAAATATTTTTTAACTGTCGTCAGTCCCCTACTCTGGCACCGGTCATAAAACCCCCTTTGGATTAGACCAACCCGCATAGGATGGCGATCAGATGCCCCAGAAAATCTCATTTGTCGCCCAAGCAGCGAATTAGCCGCCCTCATGACTCACTAGCCAAAAACCTATCGGGGGAACTTGAGCCGCTCAAGTCGGTCAAACAAGAGCAACAATGCTCGCTCTATGATATGATAACCAAGCTGAAAATATTATTATCTGTTCGGGTTATGATAAAGTAAAGCCATCTTAAACCTTGAACAGTAAAGTCTTTCTAAACTAAACTAGCCCGTTATAGTAACTTAAGTTTAAATAGATAAAACCATATATCAAAACCCCATCAAAAACCCAGTTCAAGGTTTAACCAATCTAAGGAGGAAACTCAATTGACAAAAGAAATTAATGTTGCTATCCTCGGCGCAAGCGGAGCAGTCGGCACAGAACTCATCGAATTACTCGAAAGCCACCACTTCCCAGTAGCTAATCTAAAACTACTTGCTTCGGGTCGTTCGGCTGGTAAAACCCTCTTATTTAAAGGCCAGGCCTTAACCATCGAAGAAGTCAACGAAGGATCATTTAAAGGAATTGATCTCGTTTTAGCCTCGGCAGGCGGCTCAATTTCCAAAGCTTGGGCCAAAACCATCGTCTCCTCGGGTGCAGTGATGGTAGATAACTCCAGCGCTTTTCGCATGGACCCTAAAGTGCCGCTCATTGTGCCCGAAATCAACCCCCAAGCCGCCGCCGAGCATCAGGGAATTATTGCTAACCCCAACTGTACTACCATTATTATGGCGGTAGCCGTATATCCGTTACACAAAGTTCAACCCGTAAAACGGATGGTGGTAGCGACCTATCAATCAGCTAGTGGTGCCGGTGCTAGAGCAATGGAAGAAGTCAAAATCCAAGCCCAAGCGATTTTAAATCAGCAAACTCCCACTGCCGAAATTTTACCCTATCCTCTGGCCTTTAATCTATTCCCTCACAATTCAGCCCTCAATGAACTGGGATACTGTGAGGAAGAAATGAAAATGATCAATGAAACCCGTAAAATTTTTGGGGATTCAGAGATCCGCATTAGTGCCACTTGTGTGCGAGTTCCCGTATTGCGGGCCCATTCAGAAGCCGTTAACCTAGAATTTGAGCAACCTTTCCCGGTCAAAAAAGCCCAAGAAATTTTAGCAAGTGCAGCCGGCGTAAAAGTAGTAGAAGATTGGCAGAAAAATTATTTCCCCATGCCCATAGAAGCAAGCGGCCAAGATGATGTATTAGTGGGAAGAATTCGTCAAGATCTCTCTCATCCTAATGGTCTAGAATTATGGTTATGTGGAGATCAAATTCGCAAAGGAGCCGCTCTTAATGCCATTCAGATTGCAGAATTATTGCTCCAAGAAAATCTACTTCATCCCTCAAAAACCGTAGCCGTTTCTGTGGGACAATAACTGTCAGAACAAGAGAAAAAATACAGATGAGTGATCAGAATTTTGGAAGGGTAATCACTGCTATGGTGACCCCCTTGGATGAGCAAGGGCAAGTCAATTATGAGGCGGCCGGCGAATTAGCTGTCCATTTAGTCAATCAAGGCAGTGATGGGTTAGTGGTGTGTGGAACAACAGGAGAATCGCCCACCCTTAGCTTGGAAGAAAAATGCCAACTCTTTCAAGTCGTGAAAAAAGCCGTTGGGGATAAAGCCAAAATTATCGCTGGCACCGGCACCAACTCCACAGAAAAATCTATTCAGGCCACTAAAGAAGCTGCTAAAATAGGAATAGATGGCTCATTGCAGGTGGTTCCCTATTACAATAAACCCCCTCAAGAGGGATTATATCAGCATTTTCGCTCAATCGCCGAAGCTTGTCCAGAGCTACCGATAATGCTTTACAATGTGCCAGGACGTACAGGGCAAAATCTTCTCCCAGAAACCGTGGCCAAATTAGCAGAAATTGAGAATATTGTTGCTATAAAAGAAGCCAGTGGGAATATAGAACAAGCCTGTAGAATTCGCAGTTTAACGCCTTCATCTTTTGCAATTTATTCAGGAGAAGATTTTATTACTCTACCGTTAATGACAGTGGGAGCCATCGGGGTAGTTAGCGTAGCGAGTCATTTAGTGGGTCAACAGATGCAGGAAATGATTCAAGCGTTTGAAGTTGGCAAAAATTCCTTAGCTACAGAAATTCATTTAAAACTTTCTCCACTATTTAAAGCTTTATTTTGTACGACAAATCCCATCCCGGTTAAAGCCGCCTTAAAAATGCAAGGTTGGAAAGTAGGAGGAGTGCGCCCTCCACTTTGTGAATTGTCTTCCGAGTTACAAAAAAGCTTAGAAACTGTGTTACGAGACCTATCATTAATCTAAAAAGTGGACAAAAAAAGATTAATGAACTCTATTTGACAACGTATAGATTAAATACGTTACAATAATAGTAACAATTTATTAAGAAAAAATTCCTGTGGAGCAATTAGGCATTAGAAAAGCAGGAAAAATATATTTTTATCTGCATAAAAAAATCTGATTAAGAGACAAAAATTGTTGAAAAAAACCCGTAGCCAAATAACTATTAAATTT is from Gloeothece verrucosa PCC 7822 and encodes:
- the tig gene encoding trigger factor, giving the protein MKVTQEKLPDSQIGLEIEIPPETSKQTYETVVNNLARTTQIPGFRKGKIPRQVLVQRLGSLRIKATALEEIIQSSLQEAIKQESIEVIGNYQLGSSFEELLQKFNPGETFTFSASVDVPPTVQLGDYQNLQIKAEESVYDPQKIDEWLEQQREKFVTLVPIEDRPAQIGDVAIIDYYALANDGPQAGEAIPGVQGTDFRVELGEGRFISGFVEGIVGMKPDETKEINATFPEDYPQEELAGKEAIFTVTLKELKTKELPELDDELAEQISENSEQKFETLAEWREYLEKQFSEQAQNETKNSIHSRIIEELVNISTVDLPETLIQEEITELLRQTAVQMQQMGVDVKTLFTSENIGRMRDNARPEAVERLKQTLVLTEVAKVESIEVDNQAIEERYNKLKQQLQGQDIDLDRLREVIIQELQTQKTLEWLQEKATVELVPKSTPQEEETEIDQGEDTIIETFAEPIESSRETSEES
- a CDS encoding META domain-containing protein; this translates as MNIFKSIKKAVIFGLLFLGLTFAVQNPSYATELKGDWTLVSIGNEPVLNSAKITASFDDEPDNVIYGSAGCNRYIASFCATENRILIGPVATTQMLCHPQAIMKQEGAYIQALEAAKYYEVSEQHLKLSDGNNQTLEYVKDP
- a CDS encoding aspartate-semialdehyde dehydrogenase gives rise to the protein MTKEINVAILGASGAVGTELIELLESHHFPVANLKLLASGRSAGKTLLFKGQALTIEEVNEGSFKGIDLVLASAGGSISKAWAKTIVSSGAVMVDNSSAFRMDPKVPLIVPEINPQAAAEHQGIIANPNCTTIIMAVAVYPLHKVQPVKRMVVATYQSASGAGARAMEEVKIQAQAILNQQTPTAEILPYPLAFNLFPHNSALNELGYCEEEMKMINETRKIFGDSEIRISATCVRVPVLRAHSEAVNLEFEQPFPVKKAQEILASAAGVKVVEDWQKNYFPMPIEASGQDDVLVGRIRQDLSHPNGLELWLCGDQIRKGAALNAIQIAELLLQENLLHPSKTVAVSVGQ
- the dapA gene encoding 4-hydroxy-tetrahydrodipicolinate synthase; this encodes MSDQNFGRVITAMVTPLDEQGQVNYEAAGELAVHLVNQGSDGLVVCGTTGESPTLSLEEKCQLFQVVKKAVGDKAKIIAGTGTNSTEKSIQATKEAAKIGIDGSLQVVPYYNKPPQEGLYQHFRSIAEACPELPIMLYNVPGRTGQNLLPETVAKLAEIENIVAIKEASGNIEQACRIRSLTPSSFAIYSGEDFITLPLMTVGAIGVVSVASHLVGQQMQEMIQAFEVGKNSLATEIHLKLSPLFKALFCTTNPIPVKAALKMQGWKVGGVRPPLCELSSELQKSLETVLRDLSLI